The genomic segment ACATGGTCCTCAGGAGGGGCCGCATGATGGGTTTTATTACGGGGGTGGCCCTGAAGGTGTTGTCTTTAATTGCAAACAATATGTGCTTGTTTGAAGTAGAAGATGGTGAGGGGGTAAGGTCTTTGATTGTATCCTTACTTCTCCCCATCCAAGCGCCTCTGAAGTTAGCCTCCTCTCTCGATGCCTTCCTGGGTCTATATCCAGACAAACCTCCCCCTTCTCCTTGCAAGGATTCCCTCTTGCTGCGCTCCTGCACGCACGCAGGCCCATTACTCAGGGCACAGAGCTGTAGCTCCTCTTTCCCCATCGCTTCCTCCTTCTCGTCCTTCCGACTGTCTCTTGCACTTCCGTCGTTCCTCCTGTCTTCCTGCTGGCTCTCGGTGAACCACGTTTTCTGCTGATCCTCAAATGAGGCAAAGGACTGGTCTGAAGAGCTGGTACTGAACTTGGCCTTACTTTTGAAGCCTGGCATGAAATCAGATTGGCTGTCACTGTAAAACACATCTTCTTCCTCGGGAGAGAGGGGCCCTGGGGAGAATTTCTGGTTGAAGTTTGGATTCTGAAGTCCATCTCTCTCTGGTTCTGTCTCTTGAGACACGGATCTCAAGAAGCCCTTCTCGAGGCTGAGGGTCTTTGGTTTCTCTGCAGCcttccctgcctcaggctctctgctgcaAAGCCTCAGGGACAGGTGCTTCCTAGGGCAGGATTCCCCGGCGTCCGGACACTTGCCCGACCCGGTGGTGCCCATCTCCGGATCTCCATCGTCCTTCTCGTAGCTGTTTCTGTCAGCTCCCTCCCCATTGGTGCAGAAGGGGGCTTGGGTGGTAGCTGGAGGTGAGCTAAGAGTTAGATAGTTATCTGCAGAGGCTTCCCCGGAGACAGCCCTAGGGTCCTTCTGGGTCCTGATGTGCGACCCAGAAGGGCCGTCAGCTGGTGTCTCCTTAGACAGCTCCTCTGGAGGGCTCTCCTCCAGCCCATTGGGAAGGATGACACCATTGCTCACGGGTTCTTGCTTGCCTCTGGTTTTCTCTTCAAGGCCTTTCAAGAGAGGTGAGGGGCTGTATGTGCTCTTAACACGCTTCCGCACATCCTTAAGGTTGAACAGCAGGCTGGGGGCTTTGGATTTGTAGCTGTCTCGAGACTGACATTCACTGGGCTCCTTCTCTTGGTACCCATTTAGCTGCCCTGGGGGTGATGGGGTTATCTCCCCTGGCTGGCTGTCGGATGGCTCCAGGACATGCTTGGTGGGTATGATGGGGGTCAGAAGCTTACTGATGTTAAAAGGAGGACTATAATGCTCGTTGGGGTCCATGGGCAGGTCAAGAGCCTCGCTTTCTGGAAATTGTCCCTGGGGATTGTGCTTTGGATACAAGGCTGGGCCTCTTCTGGTGACCTGCTTCTTCTCTTCTGAAGCATCTGGTagactttctttccttcctttgccaGGCTTTGGTTTCCTCCATGGGGGCTGGGTCGGCTTCACCTGAGGGTCAGGCTGTGAGCTAGAAGCTTTTCCCTCCACAGCGAACGCCTGGGCTCCTGGATCCCTAGCTCCCCAGGGTCCAGATTCCGTGAGAGCCCCTGCAGCCAACCTGTTCACCTCCTGGCTGCAGCTGGCCcgggagtggcagggggagactctgtgctcaggggcCGGGGGCTCTCTTAACAAGGGCGCGTTGTCATAATGCTTGGGAGCTTTGCTCTCTGGGATGGGGTCAGCGGCCTCCTTTCTCTCGGGCAGCCTCGGTTGGTGGGCGTTCCAGGACTCAAAAGCACTGTTTTCGCTATGAAGAAAGGTCCCTGTGCAGGGCCACTCCTTACCTCTTCCAGGCTCACCCTTGGCTGGCttgtggggcggggaggggaactTGGACTCAAACGAGTTGGTCACGTTTTCGGGTGTTGGGAGGAAACCGCTGGAGCCGTGACAGCCCATTTCGGGATTCTTGGGGGACTCCTGCTCTCCGTGCTTCCTGCCAGGCTGGTGGCTATTCTGGTGGGCGCCAGAGACTTCAGCAGGCACCCTCCTGACCGTCAGAAAGGCAGAATCGAAGCAGAAGTGGacaccactttctggaagaggaGCAAATTTGGGGGGATTTTTGAGAGCCGGGGGCTTACTGGTAGGAGGCCTGCTGTCACAGCGTTGGTTCTCAGTCCTGTCAAAAGATTTAATTAGTGATGACACTTTTGAAGCAGGTTTGCTGTTGCTCCTCAGGCCGGACACGGGCACCTCCAGTCTCCTCTGGGCTGGTGTCAGCGGCGGGCTGCTCTTGGGATACTTTTCCTCCCCTTGAACGTACTTGGGGAGCTGCTGGAATGTGGCCGCCCAGCCCGCGTGCTCCGTGCCTTGCGACGGTAACTGGCTCCAGATGCTGCTTTTCCTGTGGGTGTGGATCACCGTTCCCTGGGGGAAATTCCCAAACACCTGGCGGGTGATATCCGGGGACAGGGCCAGGTCGGAGTCATTGCAGGATGTGTCCTCTGAGATGCACAAGCTCCGGAAGGCCCGGTCTGTGAGGCTGCTCACCTCCCTGTCTGCATCGTCCAGCACACTGCCGATGCTCGAGGAGTCACTGAACCCGTCCGTGCACTTCTTATTCCCCTGCATCATCCGCCAGCTAGGAAGACTGTCCCCGGTCAGCCAGTGGGTGCCTCTGGGGGATGATTTTGGAAGAGCAGCCCTCTTCCCGCAAAACTAGAGCTTCCTGTCGACCAGATGCAATTGCAAagtgggatttctttctttttttttttttttctctgtaaaagaaAGACGTGCAGGGTATGAACAGGATATCCAACTTAGTGGCTCCATGTGAGAACTACACACTGGTCCAGATGGGTGATCGTGCccgtgatggttaattttatgtgtcaacctgactgggccCTAGTGGCCAGTTTTTGGTCAAACATATGTAGATGTGGCTATGAAAGTATTTTTTCGATGTAATTAACGTTTAAATCAATGgattttgagtaaagcagattacccacCCTCCACAATGTGGGTGGGCAGCATCTCAGGGACTGAGCTCCCCAGAGGAAGGGACAATTCTGCCCCAGGTCTCCCTGGACTGGAGCTGCAACACCAACTCCCCCTGGGTGTCCAGTCTGCTTTGCAGATGTCAGACCCGCCAGCCCCCATAACTgcatgagccagttccttaagataaatctctttatatttatatatcctgTTGGTTCTGCTCCTCTGGAGAACCCTGCCTGATACAGTGCCTAAGGTCCAGATGTGCCATTTTTgcagagaggtcttccctgacaTTTCAGgggctgtcccctccccactttctctcACAGTGcctggtttgttttctttctggtacTGAGCATATTCTAAAATTAAGTTGACTTCTTTGTTGCCTATCCCATCATGAGACTGTAAGAGCCAGGAGCTCAGGAGCCACTAGGCTATCTGTCAGCTGCTTGAACTTGTCCCAGAGCCACCCCAAGAGAGCACAGTCTCCAACAGTCTGCAGCACCTGGGCTCCTTAACTCTCTGACTTGCCCTTGGGTGTGACCAGTGGGAGATGCTGGGTGGAGCCTGGAGGGAGCCAGGATCCCTGGCATTTCTCCCCCACGCCTGCTCCTGGCTGTGGTGTGGGGTCTGGGCAATGCTGCAGTCCTCTCTAACTAcggcccctcccctgggctcGGACCCTAACTGCTCCCCTTGCCCCCTGGGGCTGTGGGAAGGATGGCTCCTACTCTTCCTGAGTGGCTCCACTTGCTGGGGTCTCCCTAATGCTTATACCTCTCTTATGGTCCcttcatttgattttcttcttttttaaaaaaaaaactgtcgtGAAATtgacatgaaataaaatttaccaacTTAACCATGTAAGCATACAGTTCAGGAGTGTGAAGTACATTCATAttggtgcaaccatcaccaccatccctctCCAGAACTCTTACAGcgtcccaaactgaaactccgtACCCATTAGATATCAACTCCACTCCACCCACCACCCTGctgaccccagcccctggcagccactgtctgcttcctgtctctatgaactGGATTATTCTAGGAacctcatatgagtggaatcacacagtatttgtctttttgtgactggctggttcacttagcatgatgtcctcaaggatCATCCACTTCCatccaatttccttcctttttaaggctgattaatattccattgtatgtttattctacattttgtttatccattcgtctgtcaatgAACATTTAGGTCTCCTCCACtattggctactgtgaataatgctgctaggaacatgggtatacaaatatgTGTTCAAGATTCTGCTGTGCCCaattcttttgggcatataccTAGAGGGGGAATTGGGGGATCCTAtgataattccattttaaattttttgaggaaactccatactgtttttcacagtggttgtatcattttacgttcccaccagcagtgcatgggGTTCGTCTCTCCACATCTTTGGCAGCActtgttattttatgtttgttttttttttttttaatagtagccatcctaatgggtgtgaggtggtacatTGCATTTCCTTCTGGGTCCTGTCTGAGGATGCTGCTTCTGCCGGGACCCTGACCACTACTGCTGGGGTACGTACTTCCACTGCTTGGAACAGCCCTCGCCCAGACAGAGGATAGGTCAATGAGTACATGAAAAGTTAGATAAAATAGCAAGTATAGAACCTAGAGTGGGCCTGAGTGGTGGGCACTTGGGACAGTGAACATCTGGCAGTGTGCTCTGGGTCCTCAGCTGACAGATGACATTGTCACCCAGTGGCCCCGTTCACAGCAGCTGCAGAAGCCGACAAGGCTGCATTCTTCCCTC from the Halichoerus grypus chromosome 7, mHalGry1.hap1.1, whole genome shotgun sequence genome contains:
- the C7H10orf71 gene encoding cardiac-enriched FHL2-interacting protein, translating into MMQGNKKCTDGFSDSSSIGSVLDDADREVSSLTDRAFRSLCISEDTSCNDSDLALSPDITRQVFGNFPQGTVIHTHRKSSIWSQLPSQGTEHAGWAATFQQLPKYVQGEEKYPKSSPPLTPAQRRLEVPVSGLRSNSKPASKVSSLIKSFDRTENQRCDSRPPTSKPPALKNPPKFAPLPESGVHFCFDSAFLTVRRVPAEVSGAHQNSHQPGRKHGEQESPKNPEMGCHGSSGFLPTPENVTNSFESKFPSPPHKPAKGEPGRGKEWPCTGTFLHSENSAFESWNAHQPRLPERKEAADPIPESKAPKHYDNAPLLREPPAPEHRVSPCHSRASCSQEVNRLAAGALTESGPWGARDPGAQAFAVEGKASSSQPDPQVKPTQPPWRKPKPGKGRKESLPDASEEKKQVTRRGPALYPKHNPQGQFPESEALDLPMDPNEHYSPPFNISKLLTPIIPTKHVLEPSDSQPGEITPSPPGQLNGYQEKEPSECQSRDSYKSKAPSLLFNLKDVRKRVKSTYSPSPLLKGLEEKTRGKQEPVSNGVILPNGLEESPPEELSKETPADGPSGSHIRTQKDPRAVSGEASADNYLTLSSPPATTQAPFCTNGEGADRNSYEKDDGDPEMGTTGSGKCPDAGESCPRKHLSLRLCSREPEAGKAAEKPKTLSLEKGFLRSVSQETEPERDGLQNPNFNQKFSPGPLSPEEEDVFYSDSQSDFMPGFKSKAKFSTSSSDQSFASFEDQQKTWFTESQQEDRRNDGSARDSRKDEKEEAMGKEELQLCALSNGPACVQERSKRESLQGEGGGLSGYRPRKASREEANFRGAWMGRSKDTIKDLTPSPSSTSNKHILFAIKDNTFRATPVIKPIMRPLLRTMSSEDPLGGSHKEDDLPKPSWGEEAGLGGPESQELANTPTPASMQDAHLKHTAWEGMKDHGQVPGMARRETSQPVPTRNIPSPPLMGEGQGLKPPPEAARHIVVNESKNSSTDQWKLDAPRCIPTIALPQGDPEDQPPPRQLGTCWEEHTQDFKSHLLSTPRAGPPGRRLVPGEMAISPNASSLEESSACSPATSSTWDDGSQAPTEPGLLPGEPPHPRPWASLYPARVARREDLTHALTWEAGSDPQLEPSAEDLRTLSPRGSVLDMATSSVGLPEKPEPPAQQERAAGKPPAVPPKTEKALRRAKKLASKRRKTDQLQEKHGEPGEEKPFLEDWERRPPSPGERPRSRFPEVRSLPPPIHRHSVSALEPLRRQPGGSQSRMPLAPYPATQKVLQDPQSGEYFVFDLPLQVKIKTFYDPETGKYVKVPIPSSEGGSPEPPPPNTPDSPYMLYPHFRPLPLMPLRCSSQLSAPTFFRQGPHTPEAAGPGSRSMQPAPSQCPAEEGGDAPRLGIISTDDLEDFATEGIS